The Arthrobacter sp. NicSoilC5 genome has a window encoding:
- a CDS encoding DapH/DapD/GlmU-related protein, translating to MTAKFVSVEDDAGKVTRYSRHDNGGGLIAPGASVAESARIGPMTYVEHGAQVGSGCRIGHGSWIDRGATIGDRTVIGDGVRIGRGTVIGNRVHIGSHSRIGSSVLIEHGVHLDSDSTVPDGSEVLAGAHSRLAPARHRTHRKAKGGLAA from the coding sequence ATGACCGCAAAGTTTGTGTCAGTCGAGGACGACGCCGGAAAGGTCACCCGGTACAGCCGCCATGACAACGGCGGCGGCCTCATCGCTCCGGGAGCCAGCGTGGCGGAGAGCGCCCGGATCGGCCCCATGACCTACGTTGAGCACGGCGCGCAGGTGGGTTCAGGCTGCCGGATTGGACACGGCAGCTGGATCGACCGCGGCGCGACCATCGGTGACCGGACGGTCATCGGCGACGGCGTGCGCATCGGCCGGGGCACGGTGATCGGCAACCGCGTCCACATTGGCAGCCACTCGCGCATTGGCTCCAGCGTCCTGATCGAGCACGGCGTGCACCTGGATTCGGACAGCACCGTGCCGGACGGCAGCGAAGTTCTCGCGGGCGCCCATTCACGCCTGGCACCCGCCCGGCACCGGACGCACCGCAAGGCGAAGGGCGGCCTGGCCGCCTAG
- a CDS encoding GntR family transcriptional regulator, with amino-acid sequence MAGLTAPLLGLEKKSLREQALSALRTAITSGELEPGRHLVETELSEMLQISRGTLREALRQLEQEGLLSAGPRGRLSVRHLDEKEIRDIYAVRAALESLAARTLCELPDRQHVTESLHKAIDAMTEATNGSLEERIESDLEFHRTLCRLTGNETLLHSWESLEGSIRMSIMFAGLEKGVSNMSVDRHKDIVGAIDTGDATLARKTILEHMDTAAANLVA; translated from the coding sequence ATGGCCGGACTGACCGCCCCGCTGCTGGGACTGGAAAAGAAAAGCCTGCGCGAGCAGGCGCTCTCGGCACTGAGGACCGCCATCACCAGCGGCGAGCTGGAACCGGGCCGGCACCTGGTGGAAACCGAACTGTCCGAGATGCTGCAGATCAGCCGCGGCACGCTCCGCGAAGCCCTCCGCCAGCTGGAACAGGAGGGCCTGCTGTCCGCCGGACCCCGTGGCCGCCTCTCCGTCCGCCACCTGGACGAAAAGGAAATCCGGGACATCTACGCCGTCCGCGCCGCCCTGGAATCCCTCGCCGCCCGGACACTCTGCGAGCTCCCGGACCGGCAGCACGTCACCGAATCCCTCCACAAAGCCATCGACGCCATGACGGAGGCCACGAACGGAAGCCTGGAGGAGCGGATCGAATCCGACCTCGAATTCCACCGAACCCTCTGCCGGCTCACGGGCAATGAAACCCTGCTCCACTCCTGGGAGTCATTGGAAGGGTCCATCCGGATGTCCATCATGTTCGCGGGCCTGGAAAAGGGCGTCAGCAACATGAGCGTTGACCGCCACAAGGACATCGTGGGCGCCATCGACACCGGGGATGCCACCCTGGCCCGGAAGACCATCCTGGAACACATGGATACCGCCGCCGCCAACCTGGTGGCGTAG
- a CDS encoding transketolase C-terminal domain-containing protein — MSTTTEAPDTAAAAKPKLKTSAMIASFADPGQKTSNAPFGHALVKAAQENDKIVGLTADLGKYTDMHIFAQAFPERFFQMGMAEQLLFGAAAGLAETGLVPFASTYSVFAARRAYDFLCLDAAEPNLNVNIVGGLPGLTTGYGPSHQATEDMAIFRGMPNLTIVDPCDSIDIEQAVPQLAASEGPTYLRLLRGNVPTVLDEYDYTFELGKAKVLRGGNDVVFISSGLMTMRALQAAKALAAHNVDVAVVHTPTIKPFDAETVLKEINTDRLAVTLENHSVVGGLFETVASAVVTAGVGKRVVPVALPDQFLDAGALPTLHDRYGLAVDRIVAKVLAELG; from the coding sequence ATGAGCACCACCACCGAGGCCCCCGACACCGCAGCAGCGGCCAAGCCGAAGCTGAAGACCTCGGCGATGATCGCATCGTTTGCCGACCCGGGCCAGAAGACCTCCAACGCACCGTTCGGGCACGCCCTGGTCAAGGCCGCACAGGAGAACGACAAGATCGTGGGCCTGACCGCGGACCTGGGCAAGTACACGGACATGCACATCTTCGCCCAGGCCTTCCCGGAGCGGTTCTTCCAGATGGGCATGGCCGAGCAGCTGCTCTTCGGCGCAGCCGCCGGGCTCGCCGAGACGGGGCTGGTGCCCTTCGCGTCCACCTACTCGGTGTTCGCCGCGCGCCGCGCGTACGACTTCCTCTGCCTGGACGCGGCCGAACCGAACCTGAACGTCAACATCGTGGGCGGTCTGCCCGGCCTGACCACCGGGTACGGCCCCAGCCACCAGGCCACCGAGGACATGGCGATCTTCCGCGGCATGCCCAACCTGACCATCGTTGACCCCTGCGACTCGATCGACATCGAACAGGCCGTGCCGCAGCTCGCCGCCTCGGAGGGCCCCACCTACCTGCGCCTGCTGCGCGGCAACGTGCCCACCGTCCTGGACGAGTACGACTACACGTTCGAGCTCGGCAAGGCCAAGGTGCTGCGCGGCGGCAACGACGTGGTGTTCATTTCCTCCGGCCTGATGACCATGCGCGCCCTGCAGGCAGCCAAGGCCCTGGCGGCACACAACGTGGACGTCGCCGTCGTGCATACCCCCACCATCAAGCCGTTCGACGCCGAAACCGTCCTCAAGGAAATCAACACGGACCGCCTCGCCGTCACCCTGGAGAACCACTCCGTGGTGGGTGGGCTGTTCGAAACCGTGGCCTCCGCCGTCGTCACCGCCGGTGTGGGCAAGCGCGTGGTGCCCGTGGCGCTGCCGGACCAGTTCCTGGACGCCGGCGCCCTGCCCACCCTGCACGACCGGTACGGCCTTGCCGTGGACCGCATCGTGGCCAAAGTCCTCGCCGAGCTCGGCTAG
- a CDS encoding transketolase: protein MPTDTVQDAPQGQTLQGQAPQTAVTPERLEKISAAAYRIRHHALNMGEVQGQGYVGQALGAADMLATVYGDQLRFRAGDPHWEARDRFLLSTGHYAIGHYAALAEAGIVPVEELETYGSDDSRLPMSGMSTYTPGMEISGGSLGHGLTIAVGMALGLRYQGSSARVFNFLSDGELDEGSTWEAAMGAHHHQLGNLTAMVDINALQADGKTETVLRTEPVTEKWESFGWYTQRVDGNDVGALLAAFDNAANQAAAVGRPSVILCDTRVGRGVPLLENREKAHFMRIEENEWQICRGQLTAGYEGKASA, encoded by the coding sequence ATGCCTACAGATACCGTCCAGGACGCGCCGCAGGGACAAACACTGCAGGGACAAGCACCGCAGACCGCAGTGACGCCCGAACGGCTGGAGAAGATCAGTGCCGCCGCCTACCGGATCCGGCACCACGCCCTGAACATGGGCGAGGTCCAGGGCCAGGGGTACGTGGGCCAGGCCCTGGGTGCCGCGGACATGCTCGCCACCGTCTACGGTGACCAGCTCCGCTTCCGCGCCGGGGACCCGCACTGGGAAGCCCGCGACCGGTTCCTGCTCTCCACCGGCCACTACGCCATCGGCCACTATGCCGCTCTCGCCGAAGCCGGGATTGTCCCGGTGGAGGAACTCGAAACCTACGGCTCGGACGATTCCCGTCTGCCGATGTCCGGGATGTCCACCTATACGCCCGGGATGGAAATCTCGGGGGGCTCCTTGGGCCACGGCCTGACCATCGCCGTCGGCATGGCCCTGGGCCTGCGCTACCAGGGCTCGTCCGCCCGGGTGTTCAACTTCCTCTCCGACGGCGAACTCGACGAAGGCTCCACCTGGGAGGCCGCCATGGGCGCGCACCACCACCAACTGGGCAACCTCACGGCGATGGTGGACATCAACGCCCTGCAGGCAGACGGCAAGACCGAAACCGTCCTGCGGACCGAGCCGGTCACCGAGAAGTGGGAATCCTTCGGCTGGTACACCCAGCGCGTGGACGGGAACGACGTCGGTGCGCTGCTCGCAGCGTTCGACAACGCAGCAAACCAGGCCGCCGCCGTCGGCCGTCCTTCCGTGATCCTGTGCGACACGAGGGTGGGCCGGGGCGTGCCGCTGCTGGAGAACCGCGAAAAGGCGCACTTCATGCGCATCGAAGAGAACGAATGGCAGATCTGCCGCGGGCAGCTCACCGCCGGCTACGAAGGAAAGGCTTCAGCATGA
- a CDS encoding MFS transporter: MSKDALTMRGPVHGTKDARRVAIGSGVGAVIETYDFIGFGTAAALYFGTAFFPGSDPVTGTLASFATLGVGFAARPLGGIIGGHLGDKVGRKPVLVASLILMGLATFAIGLLPTYAAVGLLAPALLVFVRIIQGLAFGAEWGGAILMSYEHAPWKAKGKYTGIVQAGFPVGLLLANLTFLFSVQLGGELAWRIPFLASILLVIVGLVIRSKVPESPVFDEVKDSGAIVKAPIVEVIKTDWRNIVKGIGLRIAETAGYAVSITYMISYINSQHLADKSQTLIALCIASAIGIFATQAWAAMTDRIGRRPLYIWSTAFAALFAIPMFLLVNTGLFIAIILTIVISYAVCQNSLAGAQGAWFPELFQAKTRASGASLAYQISAMVSGFTPFITTLLFVSFGWMGPALLFGAYALIGLWAAVATRETWGKRERELADEATKSTPNTVNA; encoded by the coding sequence ATGAGCAAAGATGCTCTGACCATGCGCGGCCCGGTCCACGGCACCAAGGACGCCCGGCGAGTTGCCATCGGATCCGGCGTGGGGGCCGTGATTGAGACGTATGACTTCATCGGCTTCGGCACCGCTGCCGCACTGTACTTCGGCACTGCATTCTTCCCCGGAAGCGATCCCGTGACCGGCACCCTGGCCTCCTTCGCCACCCTCGGCGTCGGATTCGCAGCCCGCCCCCTTGGCGGCATCATCGGCGGCCACCTCGGCGACAAGGTGGGCCGCAAGCCGGTCCTGGTCGCCTCCCTCATCCTGATGGGCCTGGCCACCTTCGCCATCGGCCTGCTCCCCACCTACGCGGCAGTCGGACTGCTGGCCCCGGCACTGCTGGTCTTCGTCCGCATCATCCAGGGCCTGGCCTTCGGCGCTGAGTGGGGCGGCGCGATCCTGATGAGCTACGAGCACGCACCCTGGAAGGCCAAAGGCAAGTACACCGGCATTGTCCAGGCCGGCTTCCCCGTGGGCCTGCTGCTGGCCAACCTGACCTTCCTGTTCAGCGTCCAGCTGGGTGGCGAGCTCGCCTGGCGCATCCCGTTCCTCGCCAGCATCCTGCTGGTCATCGTGGGCCTGGTCATCCGTTCCAAGGTCCCCGAGTCCCCGGTGTTCGATGAGGTCAAGGACAGCGGCGCCATCGTGAAGGCCCCCATCGTGGAGGTCATCAAGACGGACTGGCGCAACATCGTCAAGGGCATCGGCCTCCGCATCGCCGAGACCGCCGGCTACGCCGTCTCCATCACCTACATGATTTCCTACATCAACAGCCAGCACCTGGCGGACAAGAGCCAGACCCTGATCGCCCTCTGCATCGCTTCGGCCATCGGCATCTTTGCCACCCAGGCCTGGGCAGCAATGACGGACCGCATCGGCCGCCGCCCGCTCTACATCTGGTCCACCGCTTTCGCCGCACTGTTCGCCATCCCGATGTTCCTGCTGGTCAACACCGGCCTGTTCATCGCCATCATCCTGACCATCGTGATCTCCTACGCGGTATGCCAGAACTCCCTGGCCGGCGCCCAGGGCGCCTGGTTCCCGGAGCTCTTCCAGGCCAAGACCCGCGCCTCCGGCGCCAGCCTGGCGTACCAGATTTCGGCCATGGTGTCCGGCTTCACCCCGTTCATCACCACGCTGCTGTTCGTCAGCTTCGGCTGGATGGGCCCCGCGCTGCTCTTCGGCGCGTACGCCCTGATCGGCCTCTGGGCCGCCGTCGCCACCCGGGAAACCTGGGGCAAGCGGGAACGTGAGCTGGCTGACGAGGCCACCAAAAGCACCCCGAACACCGTCAACGCCTGA
- a CDS encoding sugar phosphate isomerase/epimerase: MFHSRLGCSSISFRHQDLGTALRTMKGLGFEEIDLGALPGVCDHVPCELNAAAVDTVSAEVNASGLRVRSVNGDIGDLNKVLDDVGRAGRERHLDALLTLTSNIGAKALVLPCGALDHAPVRSVDEDLDLVAAQLIGGGRRAAEFGVELWTESLHFLRFCWNLERAGLLADRLAGSGVGIVMDFSHIVASGEDIQAYLDRHQGRISHVHLRDAVPGNINLSIGNGDADFAGGLKRLAADGYTGHFSLELETRDVTNDERPAAAAKAASFITDLI; this comes from the coding sequence ATGTTCCATTCCAGACTTGGGTGCTCGTCCATCAGCTTCCGGCACCAGGACCTGGGCACCGCCCTGCGCACCATGAAGGGGCTGGGCTTCGAGGAAATCGACCTGGGCGCGCTGCCCGGCGTGTGCGACCACGTGCCCTGCGAGCTGAACGCGGCCGCGGTGGACACTGTCTCCGCCGAGGTCAACGCTTCGGGCCTGCGCGTCCGTTCCGTGAACGGCGACATCGGGGACCTGAACAAAGTGCTCGACGACGTGGGCCGGGCCGGGCGGGAGCGCCACCTTGACGCCCTGCTGACCCTGACGTCCAACATCGGTGCGAAGGCACTGGTCCTGCCGTGCGGCGCCCTGGACCACGCCCCGGTCCGGAGCGTTGACGAGGACCTGGACCTCGTTGCCGCCCAGCTCATAGGTGGCGGGCGGCGGGCGGCGGAGTTCGGCGTCGAACTCTGGACCGAATCCCTGCACTTCCTGCGGTTCTGCTGGAACCTGGAGCGCGCGGGACTCCTGGCCGACCGCCTTGCCGGTTCCGGCGTCGGGATCGTCATGGACTTCAGCCACATTGTGGCCTCCGGCGAGGACATCCAGGCTTACCTGGACCGGCACCAGGGCCGCATCAGCCACGTCCACCTGCGCGACGCCGTGCCGGGGAACATCAACCTCAGCATCGGCAACGGGGACGCCGACTTCGCCGGCGGCCTGAAGCGGCTCGCCGCCGACGGCTACACCGGCCACTTCTCGCTCGAACTGGAAACCCGGGACGTCACCAATGACGAACGCCCGGCCGCCGCCGCCAAGGCAGCAAGCTTCATCACCGACCTCATCTGA
- a CDS encoding SDR family NAD(P)-dependent oxidoreductase — translation MTTIQRTAVLTGATSDRGIGITTARRYARDGWGIVILDLDGEKSAKVAAEIGNEFNVPAFGHEIDVANEASVIAAQAAVAAEVAAGNLPPVGALANIAGITSPIPFLETTLELWHKVMDVNATGTYLVTKAFLPDMIDNGWGRIVNMSSVSAQRGGGVFGKVPYSAAKAAILGFTKALARELGTTGVTVNAITPGAVDTNIRVGSTEEQEAAINAGIPLGRNATTEEVAAVIAFLSSEDSAYLTGTTIDINGGSHIH, via the coding sequence ATGACCACCATCCAGCGCACCGCCGTCCTCACCGGAGCAACCTCAGACCGCGGCATCGGCATCACCACCGCCCGCCGCTACGCCCGTGACGGCTGGGGCATCGTCATCCTTGACCTCGACGGCGAGAAGTCCGCCAAGGTCGCAGCTGAAATCGGCAACGAATTCAACGTCCCCGCCTTCGGCCACGAGATCGACGTCGCTAACGAAGCCTCCGTGATTGCCGCCCAGGCCGCCGTCGCCGCCGAAGTGGCCGCCGGCAACCTCCCGCCCGTCGGCGCCCTGGCCAACATCGCCGGCATCACCTCGCCCATCCCGTTCCTGGAGACCACCCTTGAGCTGTGGCACAAGGTCATGGACGTCAATGCCACCGGCACCTACCTGGTGACCAAGGCCTTCCTGCCGGACATGATCGACAACGGCTGGGGCCGGATCGTCAACATGTCCTCCGTCTCTGCCCAGCGAGGCGGCGGCGTCTTCGGCAAGGTCCCCTACTCCGCCGCAAAGGCAGCCATCCTGGGCTTCACCAAGGCCCTGGCCCGTGAACTGGGCACCACCGGCGTCACCGTCAACGCCATCACCCCCGGCGCCGTGGACACCAACATCCGCGTAGGCAGCACCGAGGAGCAGGAAGCGGCCATCAACGCCGGCATCCCGCTGGGCCGCAACGCCACCACCGAGGAAGTGGCCGCCGTGATCGCCTTCCTCTCCTCCGAGGACTCGGCCTACCTCACCGGCACCACCATCGACATCAATGGCGGCAGCCACATCCACTAG
- a CDS encoding dihydroxyacetone kinase family protein — MTKIFNDPSEFAEEALAGFCDVHSDLVRQVPGGAVRRYRPAQPKVAVLAGGGSGHYPAFAGVIGTGFADGAVVGNIFTSPSAQQAYSVAKAAESGAGVVFTYGNYAGDVMNFGMASERLAAEGIAVENVLVTDDIASAPPSESGKRRGIAGDFTVFKVMGAAAENGVDLAEVVRLGRKANDLTRTIGSAFAGCTFPGADAPLFTLPEGQMGLGLGIHGEPGLHDTDLPSAKELGRELVARVLSETPPDAGSRIAVILNGLGSTKHEELFVLWGTIAPLLRAAGYTLVMPEVGELVTSLDMAGVSLTITWLDEELEPLWVAPAETPAYRRGAVITPAGTSAGEEAADAGASAEAFVATDASRGYAAACVEAIGAARTLLHGAEERLGRMDAIAGDGDHGRGMVRGVDAAAAAASAALTAGAGAGDVLAAAGDAWADKAGGTSGVLWGAGLRAFGETVGNSSPPGAPVLAAGVTAFADRIVQLGKAEIGDKTMVDALLPFASTFSRAVADGAEPGLAWQDAAREAAAAAEATADLLPLKGRARPLAEKSLGTADPGATSLAMVFAVMGPHFTTTTAGAPPAGAK, encoded by the coding sequence ATGACCAAAATCTTCAACGACCCCTCAGAGTTCGCCGAGGAGGCCCTGGCAGGCTTCTGCGACGTCCACTCGGACCTGGTCCGCCAGGTCCCCGGCGGCGCCGTCCGCCGCTACCGGCCTGCGCAGCCCAAGGTTGCCGTCCTGGCCGGCGGTGGCTCCGGGCACTACCCGGCGTTCGCCGGGGTGATCGGCACCGGCTTCGCGGACGGCGCGGTGGTGGGCAACATCTTCACCTCGCCGTCCGCCCAGCAGGCCTACTCGGTGGCCAAGGCCGCAGAGTCCGGCGCCGGCGTCGTCTTCACCTACGGCAACTACGCCGGCGACGTGATGAACTTCGGCATGGCCAGCGAGCGCCTGGCCGCCGAGGGCATCGCCGTGGAGAACGTCCTGGTGACGGACGACATCGCCAGCGCCCCGCCGTCGGAATCCGGAAAGCGCCGGGGGATCGCCGGTGACTTCACCGTCTTCAAGGTGATGGGGGCCGCCGCCGAGAACGGCGTGGACCTGGCCGAGGTGGTCCGCCTGGGCCGGAAGGCCAATGACCTGACCCGCACCATCGGCAGCGCGTTCGCCGGCTGCACGTTCCCCGGCGCCGACGCCCCGCTGTTCACCCTTCCGGAGGGGCAGATGGGCCTGGGCCTTGGCATCCACGGCGAGCCGGGACTGCACGATACCGACCTGCCGTCGGCGAAGGAACTGGGCCGGGAACTGGTGGCCCGGGTACTCTCCGAAACCCCTCCGGATGCCGGCAGCAGGATCGCCGTCATCCTCAACGGGCTCGGGTCCACCAAGCATGAGGAACTGTTCGTCCTCTGGGGAACCATTGCGCCGCTGCTGCGCGCCGCCGGCTACACGCTGGTGATGCCTGAGGTCGGCGAGCTGGTCACCAGCCTGGACATGGCCGGCGTCTCGCTGACCATCACCTGGCTGGATGAGGAGCTGGAACCGCTGTGGGTTGCCCCTGCCGAGACTCCGGCCTACCGCCGGGGTGCCGTGATCACCCCGGCGGGAACTTCCGCCGGGGAAGAAGCGGCCGACGCCGGCGCCTCCGCGGAGGCGTTCGTCGCCACTGACGCCTCCCGTGGGTATGCCGCGGCCTGCGTCGAGGCCATCGGTGCCGCGCGCACCCTGCTGCACGGGGCCGAGGAACGGCTGGGCCGGATGGACGCCATCGCCGGCGACGGCGACCACGGCCGCGGCATGGTCCGCGGGGTGGACGCCGCCGCTGCCGCAGCATCCGCCGCCCTCACCGCCGGTGCAGGTGCCGGCGACGTGCTGGCTGCCGCTGGCGACGCCTGGGCGGACAAGGCCGGCGGAACCTCCGGTGTGCTCTGGGGAGCGGGCCTGCGCGCCTTCGGTGAGACGGTGGGAAACTCCTCCCCACCCGGGGCTCCCGTCCTCGCGGCCGGCGTGACCGCATTCGCGGACCGCATCGTCCAGCTGGGCAAGGCCGAAATCGGCGACAAGACCATGGTGGACGCCCTGCTGCCGTTCGCTTCAACATTCAGCCGCGCGGTGGCTGACGGTGCCGAGCCAGGCCTGGCCTGGCAGGACGCCGCCCGCGAAGCGGCAGCCGCGGCGGAGGCAACCGCCGATTTGCTGCCGCTCAAGGGCCGCGCCCGCCCGCTGGCCGAGAAAAGCCTGGGCACCGCCGACCCCGGCGCCACGTCCCTTGCCATGGTCTTCGCCGTGATGGGGCCCCATTTCACCACCACTACAGCTGGCGCTCCGCCGGCGGGAGCCAAGTAA
- a CDS encoding RpiB/LacA/LacB family sugar-phosphate isomerase, producing the protein MTTEGHTMGLRLIVGADEAGVDYKDKVLADLRNDPRVSEVIDIGVNRTDAADDFTRPYPYVGIAAGEMIRDGRADRAILFCGTGIGVAIAANKVEGIRATAAHDSFSVERSILSNDCQVLTMGQRVVGVELARRLAKEWIGYTFDPSSASAGKVKVLTDFEGC; encoded by the coding sequence ATGACGACGGAAGGACACACCATGGGGCTGCGGCTCATTGTCGGCGCGGACGAAGCCGGCGTTGATTACAAGGACAAGGTCCTGGCGGATCTCCGCAACGACCCCCGCGTCAGCGAGGTGATCGACATCGGCGTCAACCGGACCGACGCCGCGGACGACTTCACCAGGCCCTACCCCTACGTGGGCATCGCGGCCGGCGAGATGATCCGCGACGGCCGGGCCGACCGGGCCATCCTCTTCTGCGGCACGGGCATCGGGGTGGCCATCGCCGCGAACAAGGTGGAAGGCATCCGCGCCACCGCGGCGCACGACTCGTTCTCGGTTGAGCGTTCCATCCTGTCCAACGACTGCCAGGTCCTCACCATGGGCCAGCGCGTGGTGGGCGTCGAACTCGCCCGCCGCCTGGCAAAGGAATGGATCGGGTACACGTTCGATCCGTCGTCGGCCTCGGCGGGCAAGGTCAAGGTCCTCACCGACTTCGAGGGCTGCTAA
- a CDS encoding SRPBCC family protein, giving the protein MITVTGSVETNLSAEKAFAFMREFENTTKWDPNTPVMDKITPGPVAVGHKYHAESEFRGKRQTLVYEVIELTDNHIKLRGENKTVTSFDSIDVIPNGTGSVVKYTAEFSIHGPAKIIQPLLKPAFNSLRDPALNGIRDTLNALAAA; this is encoded by the coding sequence ATGATCACAGTCACCGGAAGTGTGGAAACCAACCTGTCCGCCGAGAAGGCCTTTGCCTTCATGCGTGAGTTCGAAAACACCACCAAGTGGGACCCCAACACCCCTGTCATGGACAAAATCACGCCGGGACCCGTAGCTGTGGGGCACAAGTACCACGCCGAGTCCGAGTTCCGCGGGAAACGCCAGACCCTGGTCTATGAGGTCATCGAACTGACGGACAACCACATCAAGCTGCGCGGCGAGAACAAGACCGTCACCTCGTTCGATTCCATCGATGTCATCCCCAACGGGACAGGCTCGGTGGTGAAGTACACGGCCGAGTTCAGCATCCACGGGCCGGCCAAGATCATCCAGCCGCTCCTGAAGCCTGCCTTCAATTCCCTGCGCGATCCCGCGCTGAACGGGATCCGGGACACGCTTAACGCGCTGGCAGCGGCCTGA
- a CDS encoding carboxylesterase family protein, translated as MTRLSTPSGPVHGSSLEADGTTVHRFLGIPYAAPPSGAHRFRPPVPVPPWTEALDCTAPGPAAPQNPESPAPPGARPRTWSEEGCLNLNIWTPGTDGPARPVMVWVHGGAYLLGANSDGMYDGARLAAAAGVVLVSINYRLGALGFLHLADLLGAGYEDSGNLALLDQLEALRWVRRNIGAFGGDPDNVTVFGESAGAAAIGTLLGMPASDGLLRRAIMQSGTAERYRRPEDSARISAGFLGLCGLDESTAKELLTLPVERLLEAQAALERRLAAETFAVPLPFQPTVGTPSLPVPPLDSVRAGLNSGVDLLIGTNLNEGSFAVEMRPPAAGDPDYPGRAAAVLAGAGVPSAQASGYPQALARVLFREPGGKELLEAAIADTVYRQPSNRLLAARQLAAEDGSTAQGGAGKTFAYLFTWRSPAMGGKLGACHALDIPFVFRHLDATEAAFLTRGKAPEALGDAMSGAWAAFAGTGNPATAGLEWPEYGEARSTLVLGDEIRLEDDPRRELREFFEAVRPLPAR; from the coding sequence ATGACGCGCCTCTCCACGCCCAGCGGACCCGTCCATGGCAGCTCCCTGGAAGCTGACGGGACCACCGTCCACCGGTTCCTTGGCATCCCCTACGCCGCGCCGCCGTCGGGCGCCCACCGCTTCCGGCCCCCGGTCCCGGTGCCGCCGTGGACCGAAGCGCTGGACTGCACGGCACCGGGACCCGCTGCGCCGCAGAACCCCGAATCCCCCGCGCCCCCGGGCGCCAGGCCGCGCACCTGGAGCGAGGAAGGCTGCCTCAACCTGAACATCTGGACACCGGGGACGGACGGTCCCGCCAGGCCGGTCATGGTTTGGGTCCATGGCGGCGCGTACCTTCTGGGCGCCAACAGTGACGGCATGTACGACGGCGCCCGGCTCGCCGCCGCGGCGGGCGTGGTGCTGGTGTCCATCAACTACCGCCTGGGCGCGCTGGGCTTCCTGCACCTGGCTGATCTTTTGGGTGCCGGGTATGAAGACTCCGGAAACCTCGCCCTGCTGGACCAGCTGGAGGCCCTCCGCTGGGTGCGCCGGAACATCGGCGCGTTCGGCGGCGACCCGGACAACGTCACCGTGTTCGGTGAGTCCGCAGGCGCGGCAGCGATCGGCACCCTGCTGGGCATGCCGGCGTCGGACGGGCTCCTCCGCCGGGCCATCATGCAGAGCGGCACGGCGGAACGGTACCGCCGGCCGGAGGACTCGGCCCGCATCAGCGCCGGGTTCCTGGGGCTGTGTGGCCTGGACGAATCGACCGCGAAGGAGCTGCTCACCCTCCCTGTGGAGCGGCTGCTGGAGGCCCAGGCCGCCCTGGAACGGCGGCTCGCAGCCGAAACCTTCGCCGTGCCGCTGCCCTTCCAGCCCACGGTGGGGACGCCGTCCCTGCCCGTGCCGCCGCTGGACAGCGTCCGGGCCGGGCTCAACAGCGGTGTGGACCTGCTGATCGGGACCAACCTCAACGAGGGCTCCTTCGCGGTCGAGATGCGGCCTCCTGCCGCCGGCGATCCGGACTACCCTGGCCGCGCCGCCGCCGTCCTGGCGGGTGCGGGGGTGCCGTCGGCGCAGGCCTCGGGCTACCCGCAGGCGCTCGCCCGGGTGCTGTTCCGCGAGCCTGGCGGCAAGGAACTGCTGGAGGCCGCCATCGCCGATACCGTCTACCGCCAACCCAGCAACCGGCTCCTGGCAGCGCGCCAACTGGCTGCAGAGGACGGTTCAACAGCACAAGGCGGCGCCGGGAAGACCTTTGCCTACCTGTTCACGTGGCGCAGCCCGGCGATGGGCGGAAAACTTGGTGCCTGCCACGCACTGGACATCCCCTTCGTCTTCCGGCACCTGGACGCAACGGAGGCTGCGTTCCTCACCAGGGGCAAGGCACCGGAAGCCCTCGGCGACGCCATGAGCGGGGCCTGGGCGGCCTTCGCCGGCACCGGAAACCCGGCAACTGCGGGGCTGGAGTGGCCCGAGTATGGGGAGGCGCGCAGCACCCTGGTGCTGGGCGACGAAATCCGGCTGGAGGACGATCCGCGCCGGGAGCTCCGGGAGTTCTTCGAAGCCGTCAGGCCGCTGCCAGCGCGTTAA